In the genome of Roseovarius sp. Pro17, the window TTGAACGTAGGTATAGTTCAAGTACTGACCACCGCTGTCGCCGACGCGCGCCACTGAGATGTAGTCACGCGGATAAGCCGGGCCGGTCCACTCTACCGGGACCGAGGCACCCATAACCGCGACAGACGGCGCGGTGACGCTGGCTGCTACAGTGTCGACCGTGATGGTTTGGCTGGACAAGACGACGTTGTCTTGTGCGATGATGTAGCGGATTTCGTAAGTGCCCGGTTCTGACGGCATAAGTATCCCAAGCGGAGAGCCTTCCTGAACGTAGGTGTAGTTTTCATATTGTCCGCCCGCGACGCCCACCTTGGCGACAGAAATATAATCGCGGTCATAGCCCGGTCCCGTCCATTCGACCGAAACCGTTTCACCCGCCGCCGCCGTATCGGGGGCGGCTAGTTTTGCACCGACCTCCTGAACGGAAATTTGCGCACGCGCCATGATGGTGTTGTCTTGCGCCATGACATAGCGGACCTCGTAGTCCCCGGCTTCTGGCGGCATCACAATGGTTAGCGGATCGCTGTTCTCGGTGTAGGTGTAGTTGATGTAATTGCCGCCATTGCTATTGGGTGTAGCAACTGAAACGTAGTCGCGCTGATAATTCGGCCCGTCCCAGCCTATGGTGACAGCCTCGCCCGCGCTGGCCGTGGCCGGCACTTTAAGCGCGACCTTGATCGGGGTCATGGTGATGGCGCGAGTTGCCAGCACAGCGCCGTCGGCTGATGAAACATAGCGCAGCTCGTAAGGTCCGGGCACGGGCGGCATCAACAGACCGCTGTCGGCAAGTTCGGGGATATAAGTGTAGTTGATGTAGGACGTGTCGCTCTGATCTGCAGAAGCGACTGACACGTAATCCCGATCCACATTCGGCCCGGTCCACTCTACCGGAATGGTCGATCCCACGGCGGCGGTCTCTTGTGCAGTGATCGTGGCGTCGGGTTGCGGCACCGGCAGCACGACTGTCACTGTCTGTGCAGCCTCGGTCACGACGAAACCGGTCGTCGCCTCAATCCCGTCGGCCACGCTACGGGCAATCACAGTGTAATTGCCGGGCTCCAGTTCGGCGGAATAGGCTTTGCCAGTCGTGGCAGTCCCGCCTTCAATCAGCAGACCTTCGGCGCCGGTGATGTCCCAGACAACCACAGACGAGGCGTCGGGCCCCCCTTCGCCGCGCGTAGCGCGAAAGTCGATAAGGGTCAGGTCCGGCGCTGGTTGGGCGGTCGCGGCGACGATGCTCAGGGCTTCGGACAGTTCGTCAGCATTCGACGCCGTCAGGAACTGCCCGCCTGTTTCGTCCGCGATGCATTGCATTTGAGCCAGAGCGTCTGCCTCTGTCACATCGAACCCGACAACATGGGCGGTAAAGTCGATCCCCGCTTCCTCAAGCGCCCTTGCTGCGGCGCAGGGGTCGGGGTTGCAGGTTTCAATGCCGTCCGAGACGAGAATAACGGTTGCTGCTTCTTCGGTATAGCGCAGGGCCTGTGCCGCCGCGATGATTGCGTCGGTCATCGGGGTTTTGCCACGAGGGTTGATCGCGTTCACGGCGTCAAGGATTTCGGCTGCTGTGTCAGGGCCGGGGGCCACGATGGTTTCGATGTCGGCACAATTGCCCCGTTCGCGGTGACCATAAACAGTCAGGCCGAGGTTTTCGTTCGCCGGAAAGTCCGCAAGGATCTGTCCAACGACTGTGCGGGCTATGACGATTTTGTTCACCCCGTCAATCTGCCCCCACATAGAGCCAGACCCATCCAGAACGAGGATCGTATTGGATCGCTCTTGGGCTGCGATAAGGCTGGGGATCAGAGTGAGGCAAAAGAGCAAAGCGGACAAACTGCGCATGATAGCCCCCTTGTTCGATGAAATTTATCGCCTGAGCGTGCGCCCATATAATCACAAGGTCAAGAATGTCCGTTTTCGGGTGCTGCATGGTGAGGCACGACGACATGCCCAATGCTCGCAATGGGCCGTTCATGTTGATCTGGCGAACGGGGCACCCAATATGCGCGCCGCGCCGCCGCAGTTCAGCTTCGAGCCCAAATTGGTCTTCTTCCCCTGCAGTAATACCTCTCGCTTTGATGGCCAATAGCTTGAAGCGAGCTTCAGCTACTGGACATCCGACTGCAGCGAGGGTCGCTAGTATTTCACAACGGTGCCAGTTCCGGTCCGGCCACCCCAGCTCAATACGCGAACTTTCACTCCTGAAATAACAACATTGACGACGGCATCTCCACCCAATTTTGCGGCGGACGTTTTCAACTGCTCTTCTACCTGAGCGACAGTCGGATCTGCGTTAAAAGCAGTTGTTTTATTCACGGCCACTTTAATGTCTTGGATCACAGTGAAGGCCTGTCCTGCGGTGCTGCCGGTAAACAGTTGGATTTGATCTGATGTTTTGGGCGCGGAGGGGGCTGCAGCAATTGCTTGCGCTTGAACCGGTGCCTTGGCTTGGGTGTCGCTAATGCCATCCTCTTCCCAAGTCGCTGAACAAGCACTCATCGCCAAAGCAGATGCTAAAACGATACTGACTTCAAAGCTCTGTTTTTAATTTAGTATTCCATATTTTTCTATTTTATCACAAGGATAGCAGGTATTATCCAACAAGAGCGTATCGAGCAAGGTGTTTTGCGCTTCGCAGCACAGCAGCTAAAGGCCGTTTTGTCCCGCTCAGCAGGCATCCTGTCGTGGAAAATGCTGCGCAATTCACGAATGGCTGGTCTGGAGAAGCTGCGCCGCAGCGATGGGTGAATTGGCCAAGGTCCGGCCTGGGCCGAAACACTGTGAATCCGTTGCTTCGAGGCGGTTATGCCGCATGGCTCAGAACCACAGGCGCCATGCCCGGCGTGTGTTGCCTACTTCAGGCGCAGCCATGAGCGCGTTGGCCTAATAAGGGCCAACCATCCTACACTGTGAGGTCGTACAACTTGGCAACACATCTTCGCCCCCATTATTTGTGGCTTTTGTATCCGCTTTCCAACGGTCCCCAGACGGAGTAGGCATATTATTCTTTGAAGGTTTGGGACAAATCATGGCGCAAAATGCCACCATTTATAAAGTTGAACTCTCAGTCTCCGACATGGATCGTCACTATTATGAGACCCATAAACTGACCGTGGCCAAGCATCCCTCAGAGACCGATGAACGGCTGATGGTGCGCATTGTCGCTTTTGCGCTAAATGCCCATGAGCATTTGGAAATGACGAAGGGCCTTTCAACGGATGACGAGCCAGACATTTGGCAGAAAAGCCTGAGCGGCAAGCTTGATGTGTGGGTGGCCCTGGGACTTCCAAGCGAGAAGGTGATGCGTCAATCCTGTAGCAAAGCCGACAAGGTGATTGTCTATCCATATGGCGGCAGGACTGCCGAGATGTGGTGGGACAAGATCAAAAACAGCACCACCCGTTTTGATAATCTTCAGGTGATAAATTTTTCCGAGACCGACACAGGCGCGCTGGCAAAACTGGCAAGCCGCGCGATGAAGCTCCAGATCAACATTCAGGACGGCGACGTGATGGTCAGTGTTGATGACAGCGTCGTTTACGTTACCCCCGTAAAATGGAAGAGTGCTGCGTAATTCACGGTTGCCCGCTGCAAAGACGGACTTGAGTTGCTCAGTGGCGGCCACCTCAGTCAGATGTGGCCGCCAATGTCCGCATCGGGTAAGCTGCGCCGCAGCGCCGGTTCCTGTGACCAACGGCGGCTCTGGGCCGCTCTTGCAAGCGGCCCGTCTGGTTAGATTTCAATGGCTTCTTCAATGGTGAGCGCGTCTTCCAATTCGACGCCAAGGTATCGGACGGTACTGTCCATCTTCGTGCGCCCCAGCGATAGTTGGACTGCTCTCAGATTTCCGGTCTTATTGTAGAAGGCTTTGGCGGCGAACGGTCCGGGCCTCGTCTCGCGGGTGGTCCTACAGGATGCCAGTGTGTCTCTTGAGGACTGCCGGCGTGCAGCCTAGCTTGAACGCTGGCGCCTGCAGGATGCAAATTTGCATCCCGGGATGCCCGTCGCGGCGCGCAAAACCGCTTGCGGCATCGCAGCGGGAAATGCCCGCGTCCTGATGTTGGCAGCGCGTTGGTAATCCCTCGCAAATCTGCTCGCGGGCAGCAGCGAGGCTTCAGGACAATTGCGCATCAAGGAACCAGATACATCCGGCCGTCATGAGGTCGTCCTGCGGCGAGTGCGTGGGTTACACGACAGTCTCCGGGGCAAACCGGTCCTGCGTCTCAATGCGACGATGCGGTCCGCTCTTGTACAGAGGATTTTGCCCGATCTTGAGAGGGCTTTGATCGATGTTGCCGTGCCACATATGCAGGTCAGGATGGTCAGCGGCAGCTTCGGCAAGTCGATGCTGTGTCCCGCGCCCGGCCTTGCGCCAGAGGAAGCCGCGCGGCGCGCCAATCGTCTGCAGGAATGCGTGGATTATGTTCGGTGGCACGCGCGCCGGGTTTTTCCGGGCCGCGTGCTCCTAGTGACCTACAAGTCGATCGAAGCGGCGTTTGCGGATATTCCGAACGTCGAGGTGGCGCATTTCAACGCAGTGGCGACGCTCGACTGCTATGATGATATCGCCCTACTGATCAGCATCGGTCAGCCCCTGCCTCCCGGCCAAGAGCTGGACGCTCTCACCGGGACCTATTTTGACCACGTCCCGAAGGGTCGTTACAGGCGTGAGCACAGCGGTATCCGGATGTCGTCGGGCCAGACGTGTGGTCTCAGGCTCTTGCGCCACGACGATCAGTACGCCGAGACGCTCCGGACGGCCATTTGCGACGACGAACTGATCCAGGTGGTTGGCGAGGACGGGGCGTGAACCGCACGGCCGATAATCTGCCGGAGGTTATTCGTAACTACGAGGCTGAGCTATCCGAATTGGGCTACGAGACGCTCGTATGGCTGCGGCAAGGATGAATGCGGGCCGGCCAGCGCGATGTCGCAATATCTATACCCACGTGATACTCAGCTGAAAACGCTTGGTCGGGTGAGCGCGGCTGCGTTCAGCCTGCCGCGGGACGATCACCGCTATCTGCTTGCGACAAATCCGGAAAAGGGCCGCAAGGTGTCGATCTACGCGGCCTTCGAAACGTTCGACCATTTTCCGGAATTGTTCCAGAAAACGCTGGTCCTGATGGACGCGATCGAGGGTGAGGCGCTGAACCGCCGGATGGAATTTGTTTCGGCCGAAGACATGGCGCTCAGTCTTGGAACAGATGGGCGCGTATCCCTGTATGGGGTGCATTTCGCCTATGATTCCGACGCGCTGACGGCTGAGTCAGACCCGCCCCTGGAGGAGATCGCAAAGTTTCTGGCCGCCGAGCTGGACACGCAGGTTTTCGTTGTCGGCTACACCTATATGACAGGGAGCTATGACTATGACATCGACCTGTCGCAACGCCGGGCGGCGTCGGTCGTGAAGGCTCTGACGGACGATATGGAGTTTCAGAGCGGCGGCTTGAGCCGGCGGGCGTCGGTCCCTTGGCACCGGTGGCCGAGAACCTGACCGAGGAAGGGCGCACACTGAACCGCCGAGTCGAACTGGTGCGGAGATAAATCGATGAATCGCTTGGCGACGGTGTTGACCCTGCTTATAGCTCTGCCTGCAATGAGCAAACCTATGACCGGCGAGCCTATGCCGTTGCATGTGAAGTGCTGCGGGCCATCAACACTGCCACAACATTGGGTCCCGGCACCACCTATGTGCCCGGAGTTCTAAAGGAAAGCGAGAGTGTTCGATTGAGCCTGTGTTCGGCTGACACACCTGATCTGTCCGCGCGCATGACGCTGATGGTGCGCGAGAACCTGGTCGCGAATGTGGCGGATGCTGCGACCCTGCGCGCCCGAATGGTGGGCGAGTTTCGCACCACCATCGGTCAAGGTGCAGTGATCGAGGAACTTCAGATCGGCGACACGGCCATCTGGGTCGGGGAAATCGGTCAGTTAACAGTATGGCACCGGGCGGGGCGGGTGATGCTTATCTTCAGTCCGACGCCGATGCAGGACCGGGCTGCCGCCGAAGCCGCCGCGCAAAAGGGCCTGACAACCTTTCTGTGACCGGGGTGTCGCGCGGCCACGCCCGGAAACTCTTTGTTTGGTGGGCGGCGCGCCATGAGGCATCATCAGAGCAGACCCAAGGGATTCATGCGCCCCACTCATCTCTCAGGAGGTTGCTCGATGCGCCTGTTCGGAATGATATTCATGCTGTTGAGCGTCGCGCCGCCAGTGGTCGCACAGGAGGACGATCCGCCCTGCGATGAACTATGGTTCGCCCGGAATCTGTTGTTCGATCGCGCCGGTTATTGCTTTGACTCGACGTTGGGGCAGGCGGTCTTTGACAACGCCGACTGCACCACCGCCACACCGGCCCTGGACGCGCGCGCGGCCGCCAACGTGGCGCGGCTCCGCGCGGCGGAAACCGCCTATGGCTGCGCAATCGACACCCGTCGCACGCGCCTCCGCGATCAGAAATATCTCGCCGTTTACCACGACCTGCAGGATCTGCCCGTGGTCGAACTCTACCCCGGCGGGTGCATCGGCTATAGAGGCGCGCCGATTCCACTGCACAGCGGCGCCAGCGACTCAGCGCTGGTGATCGGCACGGCTGCGCCCGGTCAGTCGCTGGGGATTTCCTATCAAGATTTTGGTGACTGGACCTTCGTCGCGGTCCACCCCCGCGATACCGGCCTGCCCGTAATGGCTTACGGATGGGCGCGGCTTGGCCCCGATCAGCTGATTTGCGACGTCTATCCCGGATAAGGGGCCGTGGTCGGCGGCTACAGTAGCTTACGCGCGTAGAATTTCAGGGGCAGGCTCCGCGCCGTCGGTGCGGGGCGCCTGTTTACTCAGACATCAGTGGCGGCCTCGGCAAGTGCGGATAGCTGACAGGGGTGCGCGCGACGGTTAATCCGAGCATCACCCGTCAAACGCGCGAAAATGGGGAAAATTGCCGCTTTTCAGGTATGCTTGTTCTGCAGATGTTGAACGACGGCCGAGAAGGTGATTGCGGTGAGGGTGGCGGCCGAAAGCCTCGATCACCTGTTTCACGTCACGGGCCTGCTTGACCAGCGACCGATAAATCGGCCGCAGTTGCACTGGGGCTTCTGCCGCGATCTCTTCGCGAAGCCCAATGAGAAGATCGAGGCGTTCAAGGTGATCCGGCCCCTCGCAATGGCCAAGTGGCAGGCAATGGACAACCTTGAACCACGGTGTGGGCAATGCAACGTAGTGGCCGTTCGACAATCCCTCCATCGTCAGGGCCAGGGCCATCTGATCCTGCGCGAACGCGCGGGCGCTGCCTGCCCAGACCGAGCGTGAGAACTGATCGAGCAGGATGATGAGCGCAAGCCTGCCCTTGGGATCAGTGGTCCAAGGCCCGAAATGCCCTGCGGCCGCTTCTGCCGTGAGGTCCGTGAAGCGCCGGATTACCTCATCATGTGCGCCGCCGCGCATCCTCCAGAACCAGTGGCCCTTATGGGTGTCGGCGTCGACCCCAAGTGAGCGACCTTCCGGAAACCAGAAATCGAGAACCCTCCGCCATGTCTCGTCGTCGGATCTTTCGGTCAGTTCCATGCCTCCTCGGGCACCATTCTCTCTTGCTCCGGCCAGCAATGCAAATGGTAACCATCACGCCTATCGGCGGGCGCGACGCCACAAGAGACGGTTTCCCCATTGATGCCAGTTTCCCCAAAGCTTGTCGCGCAGCCCGTGCGACAGCAGTTACTGGCAACCGGAGGGCCGAGCGTGATAGCAGGGCCTTGCGTTCCTGTTCCAGCATCCGGGTAGATATTGTGAAAAAGCTGTTCGCTGCAGATCGAACGATGGTGTTGACGGTCCTGACGGTCCTAGGGATGCTCATGGCGGTTCTCGCTCTATGGCCACTGCAGGGCATCGCGGCCGAACGCACTTCTCTGGTCGGTTTGGTGCTTGTGTATATGGCCGGGGGGATGCCTGCGGCGTGGCGGGCGCTTGTGGCGCTGTGGAAAGACCGCGTTCTCGATATTGATTTGCTGATGGTTGTCGCGGCCATTGCGGCTGCGGCCGTGGGCGCGCCCTTCGAAGGTGCGGTACTGCTTACGCTGTTCAGCGTTTCGACAACTCTGGAGGATCGCGCACTTGGGCGGGCGCGACGGGCGGTAGAGGCCTTGATGGCGCTGCGTCCCGAAACCGCTTTGCGAAAATCGCCCGATGGCACCGTTGCGGAAATTCCGGTCGCAGACCTGAAGGTGAACGACATTTTCGTTCTGCGGCCGGGCGCGCGCGTGCCCACCGACGGGGTAATCACCACCGGCCGCGGCGCGCTAGACGAGGCCAATATCACCGGCGAATCCATGCCTGTCACCAAGCAGCAGGGCGCAAAAGTGTTCGAGGCAACCGTCAACCTTGATGGCGTGCTGGAAGCGTTCGTCACGAAAACGGTCGAAGAAAGCACTGTCGCGCGCATGATCGCCTTGGTGACCGAAGCGCAGGCGGCAAAGGCACCGTCCGAACGCTTCAGCGAATGGTTCGGACAGCGGTATACGATTGCGGTTCTGCTGGGCGCGATCCTCGCCTTCGCTGTTTTCAACTGGCTTGAGCACGACTGGCAGGAGGCGCTCTATCGCGCCGCTGTCTTGCTGGTGGCGGCAAGCCCCTGCGCAATCGTGATTTCGGTTCCCGCCGCAATCCTGTCTGCACTCTCGGCTGCGGCACGGGGGGGCGTTTTGTTCAAGGGTGGGGCGGCACTTGAAACGCTCGCGGTGGTCGATACCTTTGCCTTCGACAAGACCGGCACGCTGACAACCGGCAAGGCGTCGGTCACCAAGGTCATTGCCCTTGATGGCAATGAGCAGGAATTTCTATCCCTTCTAGCCGGACTCGAAGCCAATTCGGAACACCACAGCGGCGCGGCTATCCGGCAGGAAGCGGCCAATCGCGGCATCCAACCCGCCCAAGTGGAGAATGTCGTTGCGCTGCCCAGCGAGGGTATCACCGGTGACAACGCCGGCGGCACACTGTGGGCAGGCAATCCGCGCATGGCGGCGCGGATGGGGGCCGAGATCGTGCATACTTCCTTGAAGACGCTGGCCGAAGACACCCAGACGGTCATCTACTTTGGGCAGGATTCCAGGCTTCTCGGTGCCGTCAGCATCGCGGATCAGGTCCGCCCAAGCTCCAGATCTGGACTTGCGGCGCTTCGGGAAGGCGGCGTCACAAAAATCTTCATGATGACCGGCGATCGCCAGCCAGTCGCACTTCGGATCGGCAGCGAACTTGGCTTCCAGCCGGACGAAATTCACGCCGACATGCTCGCCGAGGACAAGGTCGGCATGGTCGGCGAGTTTGCAGCCAAGGGCAGGGTCGCTTTCGTCGGAGACGGTGTTAACGACGCGGCCGCGCTCGCGCGTGCCGATGTGGGGATCGCAATGGGCGCAGCGGGTTCGGAAGTCGCGCTTCAGGCTGCTGACGTCGCGCTTTTGTCAGAAAATATGGGGCAGCTTGCGGAGGCACATAGACTGGCGCGCCGGACCGCCACGATCATCCGCCAGAACCTGATCTTTGCCATGGGCGCCATGGCCGTGCTTGTCATGGCCGGGCTGTTCTTTGATCTGCCCTTGCCTTTGGCAGTGATCGGCCATGAAGGGGGCACGGTTCTGGTGGTGCTCAATGGCCTGCGATTGCTACGCGCACCCCGTCGGAATGGTGGAACGAAAATGCCTGACAGGGCGGGGGTGTCCGCCGCTTGAAGGTTGAGCAGGCGCTACCAGCAACAAATTTCCTGCGTTATGATGAAAAACAATGGCGTCGTCGGTGGAGAAGGTTCGACGGGGGTCCCGTTTCCTCCGCCAGCCACCCAAGTCTTTGAAATTATATTTTTTATGGCGTCTTTAGCGCTTATTTTTCGGCAACTAGTGCCGCCAATTCCTATACAGCGACGACATGGTGAGACACATATCGCGCGTTTGCGGCTGGCGTCTCTGCCGGGTGCATTTCGGGGTTCGGTTTGGAGGGAGTTTCCCTGCTGGCCGGGAATTTGCAGGGAATTTCTTCTAGATTTTACATGTCTCGCGCTGTTCGGTCGGTATTACATGAGTATTTTCATGCTTTTAGTAGCAAATTCCCTGAGCGTCGGAGCAAGGCATTTGCAGGGAATTCCCCCTGCCAACAAGACTGAGATTTCGGTGCGACAAGCACAGAACGATGGGTCGGAATTACCGTCCGAACATGCGCTCTTGCATGGCCCAATCCAGCGGGATGGGTTGGCGCATCATCCGTTTCAATGTGATGTCTGGCGACGGGGTGCCGTCGCGGATGGCCATCTGTAGCGTTGGTGACAGGAAGGCAAGTTGACCGCGGGTCCGGACTAACAAGTTGACCGCGGTTCCGGACTAAGGCGTCGTGATACGCGTCGTCGCGGGCGATGGTTGTGAGCGGCGTGCTATCACGCAGCGCGCGCGCCAAGGCGCCGCTAACTCCCAACCAAACTGTCCAGTTTGCACCGGGAAACTGACCCTTTTTGTGCCGGGATTGACAACTGGCTGTTGGCGCGGTTCCAATCGACAACGAGAATGGTGAGTTAGCGGACCGTCTCGGCTGGCGAGAAGTTGGGCTGCCCAATGCTTCGCATTTCGTATTTAGTGATGGACGATGTAAGCAAGTTCAAACGTTTTTGTACAACGATGACGAACAGTTGGGCGAGTTCCTTGAGCTATCGCATGCCCCACCCCTCAGCGGTTCCGATGAGCGAGAGCAATCTCTTATCAAATTACCCTGTTTAGACCTATAGACGCTGACGTCAGACAGTTGCGGAAATCCAGGTCCGGGCCGCGATCCTCAATCGCTTCACAGCGCTTGGCATATCAGAAACTGTCGCGACAATATGGATCTGATCAGGGTAAGGGGAAGTCTGGTCTTAACCCGATTTGTGCAACAAAGCCGCGTCTACCGTATGACCAGCACAGGAATGGGCGTCGTCACCAACACTTCCGATGTCTGACTTCCGAGCAACATCCGTTGCACTCCCCGCCGCCCATGTGACGACATCACGATTAAATCGCATCCACTCAACTTGGCGGTCCGGACAATGGCTTCGGCGGGGGAGCGGTCAAGCTCATGTGTCAGGTCCACCTTGAGTCCGTGTTCCCGTGCGCGGTCTTCTATAAACGCAAAGCGTTCTTTCATCAGACTATCAAGCTGTTGATCATAGCGAATGGCAGCATTTTCTACACCCGCCAATTGCGCCGCTCGTGCCATTTCTGGATGCAAAGGTTCTGACACAGTCAAGATCGTAACTTTCGCACCAATCGACTGGGCAAGCGCCAAACCATGCTCAAGCCCCTTGAGGGCAAGTTCGGATCCGTCAGTTGCAATGAGAATATGTTTGTACATGTGTTTTCCCTTTTAGAACTTAAATCGCGGTTCCCAGCGCATCCGCAACGCTTCAGGCATCTTGGTCCCGATACCGTGATAGGGCAATAGGGTTGAATGTCGCATAAAGCTAACCCGGTATACGTCAGAATGGTCACTGGGCAGTGTCGGAGGAACTTTCTTGTCCCTTAGGGTCGCGCCGTCCAACGCCGCCGTATGACAAAACCTTACCCGTTCTGCTATTTCAGAACGTCGCCCGAGATCGTCCGCCTGGCCGTGATGATGTATGATCGGTTCCCATTATCGCTGCGAAACGTCGAAGACCTTCTGCACGGGCGTGGCATCGATATTCGTCATGAGACGTTACGGTTTTGGTGCAACCGCTTTGGCCCGATGTTTGCTGCTGAAATCCGGCGCAAGCGGGTAGATCGAATGCGGTAGGGGACCCGTTGAAAGTGGCACTTGGACGAAGT includes:
- a CDS encoding OmpA family protein, producing MSQYLYPRDTQLKTLGRVSAAAFSLPRDDHRYLLATNPEKGRKVSIYAAFETFDHFPELFQKTLVLMDAIEGEALNRRMEFVSAEDMALSLGTDGRVSLYGVHFAYDSDALTAESDPPLEEIAKFLAAELDTQVFVVGYTYMTGSYDYDIDLSQRRAASVVKALTDDMEFQSGGLSRRASVPWHRWPRT
- a CDS encoding DUF924 family protein — its product is MELTERSDDETWRRVLDFWFPEGRSLGVDADTHKGHWFWRMRGGAHDEVIRRFTDLTAEAAAGHFGPWTTDPKGRLALIILLDQFSRSVWAGSARAFAQDQMALALTMEGLSNGHYVALPTPWFKVVHCLPLGHCEGPDHLERLDLLIGLREEIAAEAPVQLRPIYRSLVKQARDVKQVIEAFGRHPHRNHLLGRRSTSAEQAYLKSGNFPHFRAFDG
- a CDS encoding heavy metal translocating P-type ATPase translates to MLMAVLALWPLQGIAAERTSLVGLVLVYMAGGMPAAWRALVALWKDRVLDIDLLMVVAAIAAAAVGAPFEGAVLLTLFSVSTTLEDRALGRARRAVEALMALRPETALRKSPDGTVAEIPVADLKVNDIFVLRPGARVPTDGVITTGRGALDEANITGESMPVTKQQGAKVFEATVNLDGVLEAFVTKTVEESTVARMIALVTEAQAAKAPSERFSEWFGQRYTIAVLLGAILAFAVFNWLEHDWQEALYRAAVLLVAASPCAIVISVPAAILSALSAAARGGVLFKGGAALETLAVVDTFAFDKTGTLTTGKASVTKVIALDGNEQEFLSLLAGLEANSEHHSGAAIRQEAANRGIQPAQVENVVALPSEGITGDNAGGTLWAGNPRMAARMGAEIVHTSLKTLAEDTQTVIYFGQDSRLLGAVSIADQVRPSSRSGLAALREGGVTKIFMMTGDRQPVALRIGSELGFQPDEIHADMLAEDKVGMVGEFAAKGRVAFVGDGVNDAAALARADVGIAMGAAGSEVALQAADVALLSENMGQLAEAHRLARRTATIIRQNLIFAMGAMAVLVMAGLFFDLPLPLAVIGHEGGTVLVVLNGLRLLRAPRRNGGTKMPDRAGVSAA
- a CDS encoding DUF4453 domain-containing protein is translated as MRLFGMIFMLLSVAPPVVAQEDDPPCDELWFARNLLFDRAGYCFDSTLGQAVFDNADCTTATPALDARAAANVARLRAAETAYGCAIDTRRTRLRDQKYLAVYHDLQDLPVVELYPGGCIGYRGAPIPLHSGASDSALVIGTAAPGQSLGISYQDFGDWTFVAVHPRDTGLPVMAYGWARLGPDQLICDVYPG
- a CDS encoding universal stress protein, yielding MYKHILIATDGSELALKGLEHGLALAQSIGAKVTILTVSEPLHPEMARAAQLAGVENAAIRYDQQLDSLMKERFAFIEDRAREHGLKVDLTHELDRSPAEAIVRTAKLSGCDLIVMSSHGRRGVQRMLLGSQTSEVLVTTPIPVLVIR
- a CDS encoding vWA domain-containing protein is translated as MRSLSALLFCLTLIPSLIAAQERSNTILVLDGSGSMWGQIDGVNKIVIARTVVGQILADFPANENLGLTVYGHRERGNCADIETIVAPGPDTAAEILDAVNAINPRGKTPMTDAIIAAAQALRYTEEAATVILVSDGIETCNPDPCAAARALEEAGIDFTAHVVGFDVTEADALAQMQCIADETGGQFLTASNADELSEALSIVAATAQPAPDLTLIDFRATRGEGGPDASSVVVWDITGAEGLLIEGGTATTGKAYSAELEPGNYTVIARSVADGIEATTGFVVTEAAQTVTVVLPVPQPDATITAQETAAVGSTIPVEWTGPNVDRDYVSVASADQSDTSYINYTYIPELADSGLLMPPVPGPYELRYVSSADGAVLATRAITMTPIKVALKVPATASAGEAVTIGWDGPNYQRDYVSVATPNSNGGNYINYTYTENSDPLTIVMPPEAGDYEVRYVMAQDNTIMARAQISVQEVGAKLAAPDTAAAGETVSVEWTGPGYDRDYISVAKVGVAGGQYENYTYVQEGSPLGILMPSEPGTYEIRYIIAQDNVVLSSQTITVDTVAASVTAPSVAVMGASVPVEWTGPAYPRDYISVARVGDSGGQYLNYTYVQDGSPLQLMMPSQAGDYEIRYILAQDNVILFSQAVTVGQVNAQLVAPSSISLADGNVIVGWDGPDYARDYIAISKPGESGYQTYTYTSSGNPVTVPLPEAAGDYEIRYFMAQDSVVLGAIPLSITVSAIE
- a CDS encoding YaeQ family protein encodes the protein MAQNATIYKVELSVSDMDRHYYETHKLTVAKHPSETDERLMVRIVAFALNAHEHLEMTKGLSTDDEPDIWQKSLSGKLDVWVALGLPSEKVMRQSCSKADKVIVYPYGGRTAEMWWDKIKNSTTRFDNLQVINFSETDTGALAKLASRAMKLQINIQDGDVMVSVDDSVVYVTPVKWKSAA